A genomic window from Pseudoalteromonas piratica includes:
- the ubiB gene encoding ubiquinone biosynthesis regulatory protein kinase UbiB: MHFTRAYKIVKTFLNFGLDELIPSHLFPWYGRLMRACFFWLGNKHKDKNAGQRLRLALESLGPVWVKFGQMLSTRRDLLPPDIAKELSLLQDNVAPFDGEKAQQLIEQALQLDDIHQLFEEFDNKPLASASIAQVHTAKLKHHDALHQVVIKVIRPDIENAIYADLKLMAQLAKLVSQFLPDGKRLRPVEVINEYRKTLLDELDLQREGANAIQLKRNFENSESLYIPYVYSDYSRKNVLVMERIYGIPVSDIAALEEQNTNLELLAERGVEVFFTQVFRDSFFHADMHPGNIFVSREHPENPMYIGIDCGIVGTLNKEDKRYLAENFIAFFNRDYRKVAELHVDSGWVPADTNVEEFEFAIRTVCEPIFQKPLAEISFGQVLVNLFNTARRFNMEVQPQLVLLQKTLLYVEGLGRQLYPQLDLWKTAKPFLEDWVKQQIGPKAVFSQLKENLPFWGEKLPEMPDLLYKALKQNTNKSANVTIQQSNRGIVWAIFAMTFTLTGTVFFVTEFIMPSIALFSTATICAWRALRHSSNHQV, translated from the coding sequence GTGCATTTCACAAGAGCTTATAAAATCGTTAAAACCTTTCTCAACTTCGGACTTGATGAGCTAATTCCAAGCCATTTATTTCCATGGTATGGCAGGTTAATGCGCGCATGTTTCTTTTGGCTCGGAAATAAGCATAAAGACAAAAATGCTGGTCAACGTTTACGTTTGGCGCTGGAATCTCTCGGCCCTGTTTGGGTTAAATTTGGTCAAATGCTGTCTACTCGACGCGATTTATTACCCCCCGATATCGCTAAAGAGCTTAGCTTATTACAAGACAACGTCGCCCCCTTTGATGGTGAAAAAGCACAGCAGTTAATTGAACAAGCACTGCAACTTGACGATATTCACCAATTATTTGAAGAGTTTGATAATAAACCGCTAGCGTCAGCATCGATTGCACAAGTTCACACAGCGAAATTAAAGCACCATGATGCTCTGCACCAAGTTGTTATCAAAGTCATTCGCCCGGATATTGAAAACGCCATTTATGCCGACTTAAAACTGATGGCGCAACTGGCTAAATTAGTGAGTCAATTTTTACCTGATGGCAAGCGCCTGCGTCCTGTCGAAGTCATTAACGAATACCGTAAAACGCTATTAGATGAATTAGATTTGCAGCGTGAAGGTGCCAATGCAATTCAGCTTAAACGAAATTTTGAAAACTCTGAAAGCCTATATATACCTTACGTTTACAGTGACTACAGCCGTAAAAACGTACTGGTAATGGAACGAATTTATGGCATTCCCGTTTCAGATATAGCTGCACTTGAAGAGCAAAACACGAATTTAGAGCTACTTGCAGAACGTGGTGTAGAAGTCTTCTTCACCCAAGTATTTCGCGACAGTTTTTTCCATGCCGATATGCATCCAGGCAATATATTTGTATCGCGCGAGCACCCTGAAAACCCAATGTATATTGGTATCGACTGCGGCATTGTTGGCACACTCAATAAAGAAGATAAGCGCTACTTAGCCGAAAACTTTATCGCGTTTTTCAATCGTGATTATCGCAAAGTAGCCGAACTTCATGTCGATTCAGGTTGGGTACCTGCAGATACAAATGTTGAAGAATTCGAATTTGCGATTCGCACTGTATGCGAACCAATTTTCCAAAAACCACTAGCTGAAATTTCCTTTGGCCAAGTACTGGTAAACCTCTTCAATACTGCTAGACGCTTTAACATGGAAGTACAGCCTCAGCTGGTGTTACTTCAAAAAACCCTGTTATATGTCGAAGGTTTAGGTCGCCAGTTATACCCTCAGCTCGATCTTTGGAAAACCGCCAAACCCTTTTTAGAAGATTGGGTCAAACAACAAATTGGACCAAAAGCGGTTTTTTCACAACTTAAAGAGAACTTGCCATTTTGGGGTGAAAAGCTGCCTGAAATGCCTGATTTACTTTACAAAGCACTAAAACAAAACACGAATAAAAGTGCTAACGTCACAATACAACAGTCTAACCGTGGTATTGTATGGGCAATTTTTGCCATGACATTTACATTAACTGGCACTGTATTCTTTGTAACTGAATTTATTATGCCGTCGATTGCTTTGTTTAGCACAGCCACTATCTGTGCTTGGCGCGCTTTGCGACATTCAAGCAATCATCAGGTATAA
- the tatA gene encoding Sec-independent protein translocase subunit TatA: MGIGGISIWQLLIILAIIVLLFGTKKLRGIGSDLGGAVKGFKKAVSDEEQKSEAIQNKTEHDTVNESEKKHDKV; this comes from the coding sequence ATGGGTATTGGTGGTATTAGCATTTGGCAACTACTGATTATCTTAGCAATTATCGTATTGTTATTTGGTACTAAAAAGCTTCGCGGCATTGGCAGTGATTTAGGTGGCGCAGTAAAGGGCTTTAAGAAAGCAGTGTCAGACGAAGAACAAAAATCGGAAGCAATTCAGAATAAAACTGAACACGATACAGTTAACGAAAGCGAAAAAAAGCACGATAAGGTTTAA
- the tatB gene encoding Sec-independent protein translocase protein TatB: protein MGFWELFVVLVVGLIVLGPERLPTAVRSVARWIKTIKQMATNVQAEINEELRVHELHQNLKKAEQQGMDNLSPELKRSINELSDAAQSVTHSYKPSEQTPEQVQNSSNDKPSK, encoded by the coding sequence ATGGGCTTTTGGGAACTGTTCGTTGTGCTTGTTGTGGGGTTGATTGTATTAGGCCCTGAACGTTTACCCACTGCGGTGCGTTCTGTTGCACGTTGGATAAAAACAATTAAACAGATGGCAACAAACGTACAAGCGGAGATCAACGAAGAGTTGCGCGTGCATGAGCTACACCAAAACCTAAAAAAAGCTGAACAACAAGGTATGGATAACCTATCGCCAGAGCTGAAACGTTCCATAAACGAACTTTCGGATGCTGCACAGTCAGTCACTCATAGCTACAAACCAAGCGAACAAACGCCAGAACAAGTGCAGAATAGCAGTAATGACAAACCCTCAAAGTAA
- the tatC gene encoding twin-arginine translocase subunit TatC — MTNPQSNAETTPTFISHLVELRNRLMRALASILLIFLALVYFANDIYGFVATPLLANLPENANMIATDVTAPFFAPFKLTLFAALFLAFPFILHQVWGFIAPGLYQNEKKVLMPILAASVILFYSGIAFCYYLVMPIVLGFFTGIGPDVMTISPDISSYLSFVLKLFFAFGIAFEIPVAIMLLCWSGATTKESLKEKRPYVVVGAFVIAMFLTPPDVLSQTLLAIPMLALFELGLLLAGFYQKNTDSEEVKN; from the coding sequence ATGACAAACCCTCAAAGTAACGCTGAAACAACGCCAACCTTTATTAGCCATTTGGTTGAGTTGCGCAATCGCTTGATGCGAGCGCTCGCCTCTATTTTGTTAATCTTTTTGGCTCTGGTCTATTTTGCAAACGACATCTACGGATTCGTAGCAACTCCTTTACTTGCCAATTTGCCTGAAAATGCCAACATGATTGCAACCGATGTTACTGCACCATTTTTCGCACCTTTCAAGCTCACTTTGTTTGCCGCCTTATTTTTAGCCTTCCCATTTATTTTGCATCAAGTGTGGGGGTTTATTGCTCCAGGCTTGTATCAAAATGAAAAAAAGGTACTCATGCCAATATTAGCGGCCTCTGTTATCTTATTTTACAGTGGTATCGCATTTTGTTATTACCTCGTGATGCCAATTGTACTTGGCTTTTTTACAGGAATTGGTCCTGATGTAATGACCATCAGTCCTGATATTAGTAGTTACTTAAGTTTTGTTTTAAAGTTATTTTTCGCTTTTGGTATTGCGTTTGAAATACCTGTGGCGATTATGCTGCTCTGCTGGAGTGGCGCTACCACCAAAGAAAGTCTCAAAGAAAAGCGCCCATACGTAGTGGTAGGTGCATTTGTCATTGCGATGTTTTTAACACCACCTGATGTGTTATCACAAACGCTGTTGGCTATTCCCATGCTAGCCCTTTTTGAGTTAGGCTTGTTGCTAGCAGGTTTTTACCAAAAAAATACGGACTCAGAAGAGGTCAAAAACTAA
- a CDS encoding TatD family hydrolase, which produces MRFFDIGVNLSSDQFAKDRADVVSRARIAGVENMLLIGSNIEDSRHAIALANEFSLVASAGIHPHDAKSANADFCQTIQSLSSHKEVVAIGECGLDYNRDFSPRDKQREVFAAQVALANKLNKPLYMHQRDAHHDFIAIVKEAKVPGVVHCFTDSEEALEAYLELGFYIGITGWLCDERRGDALRKLLPRIPLDKLLFETDAPYLLPRNIKPKPKSRRSEPLHIEYVVEQAAELYGLPTEDVANAAFANAHHLFGLELTKCD; this is translated from the coding sequence ATGCGTTTCTTTGATATAGGTGTAAACCTAAGCAGTGATCAATTTGCTAAAGACAGAGCAGATGTTGTTTCGCGCGCTCGTATCGCGGGTGTTGAAAATATGCTGCTTATTGGCTCCAATATTGAAGACAGTCGTCATGCAATTGCACTTGCTAACGAATTTTCATTAGTAGCAAGTGCAGGTATACACCCACATGATGCGAAATCAGCTAATGCTGATTTCTGCCAAACAATTCAATCTCTTTCCAGTCATAAAGAAGTGGTCGCAATTGGCGAATGTGGTCTCGATTACAATCGCGACTTTTCGCCACGCGATAAGCAACGCGAAGTATTTGCAGCACAAGTAGCACTTGCTAATAAGCTTAACAAACCGCTTTATATGCACCAGCGCGATGCTCATCATGACTTTATAGCAATCGTCAAAGAAGCCAAGGTGCCAGGTGTTGTACATTGTTTTACTGACAGTGAGGAAGCGTTAGAAGCATACTTAGAACTTGGTTTTTATATTGGTATCACGGGTTGGTTATGTGATGAGCGCCGAGGTGATGCTTTACGTAAGTTACTTCCGCGAATTCCACTTGATAAGTTGTTATTTGAAACCGATGCTCCTTACCTTTTGCCTCGAAATATCAAGCCAAAACCTAAATCAAGACGCTCAGAACCACTTCACATTGAATACGTTGTGGAACAAGCGGCTGAATTATATGGACTGCCGACGGAAGATGTAGCAAACGCAGCTTTTGCAAACGCCCACCATTTATTTGGGTTGGAGTTAACCAAATGCGATTAA
- a CDS encoding sensor domain-containing diguanylate cyclase has product MRLILIICLLFSFALQANTLNSKLIGHTELVYEYAASTTDTPSDIPASTWRKAKNGQVNLGLGTSPVWLKFTIENNTSAQQNLFLFNAFVHIDKLTLYHTEQRKLLAQRELGDSVPIKTRYLKDADQIFKLSLAPMQSQEYFIKAETTGVLKLNLSLWQQDKYIEQKAKFNLIMGLILGVMLASSLILSVLFLITKKQTFALAAVFNICVWFLFAWLLGYVYRYISDQSFWLIHTVMPTLTIFVLIPLNILTERLLGLHSLAKPLVACLRITLGISVALVIISPFLSYTLALTLAVIFALFHILILLIVTGVRAQKRDAKARLLVVCILPLLITMLYKGALIFSVSIYFSQLMILFGGSYLISCIALTLIAISQYIQQRDVKVSQQQKRLAEAEANEAIQSETIRLQELHQEELESKIQERTFELEVTLRELQEKNLELEELNTLDALTGLRNRRHFDKKITMEFRRSRREQTPLAVVMLDIDHFKTINDEYGHLAGDDAIKYVAATIKGALRRPSDIACRYGGEEFALILPNTDSQGAKLVSESIRTNIAKHPIKTSSGDVKLTISAGIFSHIADASLDPNQYTDWADKALYTAKQQGRNRVCFADSTQSSTDSEEL; this is encoded by the coding sequence ATGCGATTAATACTGATTATTTGCTTACTCTTTAGTTTTGCACTCCAAGCTAACACCTTAAACAGTAAACTGATTGGTCATACTGAACTAGTTTACGAGTACGCGGCCTCTACCACTGATACACCTAGTGATATTCCAGCTTCTACTTGGCGAAAAGCAAAAAACGGGCAAGTTAATTTAGGACTAGGCACTTCGCCTGTGTGGTTAAAGTTTACGATTGAGAATAATACATCTGCTCAACAAAACTTATTTTTATTCAATGCCTTTGTACATATTGATAAGTTAACTCTTTACCATACTGAGCAGAGAAAGCTACTTGCGCAACGTGAGCTAGGTGATAGCGTGCCTATAAAGACTCGCTACCTTAAAGATGCTGATCAAATTTTTAAACTCAGCCTTGCTCCGATGCAATCACAAGAGTACTTTATCAAAGCTGAAACGACAGGTGTTTTAAAACTTAACTTATCACTTTGGCAACAAGATAAGTATATTGAGCAAAAAGCCAAATTTAACCTGATTATGGGGTTAATTTTAGGTGTTATGCTTGCCTCATCGTTAATTTTATCCGTGCTCTTTTTAATCACCAAAAAACAAACTTTTGCACTTGCTGCAGTATTTAATATTTGTGTGTGGTTTTTGTTTGCGTGGTTGTTGGGCTATGTCTACCGTTATATTTCTGACCAAAGCTTTTGGTTAATTCATACCGTGATGCCCACCTTAACAATTTTTGTATTAATCCCGCTTAATATTTTGACAGAGCGGCTATTGGGTTTACATTCTCTGGCAAAACCATTAGTTGCATGTCTTAGAATTACATTAGGTATTAGTGTTGCTTTAGTTATCATTTCGCCGTTTTTAAGTTATACCTTGGCGTTAACCCTTGCTGTCATTTTTGCGCTTTTCCATATTTTGATTCTTTTGATCGTTACAGGTGTACGAGCGCAAAAGCGTGATGCCAAAGCGCGATTACTAGTAGTTTGCATACTCCCTTTACTAATCACTATGCTGTATAAGGGCGCATTAATATTTTCTGTCAGCATCTACTTTAGCCAACTAATGATCCTATTTGGTGGGAGCTATTTAATAAGCTGTATCGCGTTAACACTAATTGCAATAAGCCAATATATTCAACAACGTGATGTTAAAGTCAGTCAGCAGCAAAAGCGCCTTGCTGAAGCAGAAGCCAATGAAGCAATTCAAAGTGAAACGATTCGTTTGCAAGAACTACATCAAGAAGAATTAGAGAGCAAAATTCAAGAACGTACATTTGAACTGGAAGTTACGTTACGAGAGCTACAAGAAAAGAATTTAGAACTGGAAGAACTCAATACGTTAGATGCACTCACAGGATTGAGAAACCGTCGTCATTTTGATAAAAAAATCACCATGGAGTTTCGCCGCTCCCGCCGAGAACAAACCCCGCTAGCAGTTGTAATGCTGGATATCGACCACTTTAAAACCATTAATGATGAATATGGTCATCTCGCTGGCGATGATGCTATAAAATATGTCGCCGCCACTATAAAAGGAGCGCTTCGTCGCCCGTCCGATATTGCATGCCGCTACGGTGGAGAAGAGTTCGCGCTCATACTTCCAAACACCGATAGCCAAGGTGCAAAGTTGGTGTCTGAAAGCATTCGCACTAATATTGCAAAACACCCGATTAAAACGAGTTCTGGAGACGTTAAACTCACAATTAGTGCGGGCATCTTTAGCCATATTGCAGACGCAAGTTTAGATCCAAATCAATATACCGACTGGGCAGATAAAGCACTCTATACAGCCAAACAGCAAGGTCGTAACCGTGTGTGTTTTGCCGATTCAACCCAGTCATCTACCGATTCCGAGGAGTTATAA
- the hemB gene encoding porphobilinogen synthase, whose product MAQSGLDLFPYARMRRMRKDPFSRKLMQENVLTPADLIYPVFVLEGKGRREKIDSMPGIERLSIDLLIEEAKELVALSVPAVAIFPVTPSDKKSLEAEEAYNPEGLAQRTVKALKQEVPEIGVITDVALDPFTVHGQDGIIDEDGYVLNDITTDILIKQALSHAEVGADVVAPSDMMDGRIGAIREALEEAGFINTRIMAYSAKYASSYYGPFRDAVGSAGNLKGADKKTYQMDPANSDEALREVALDLQEGADMVMVKPGMPYLDVVRRVKDEFGAPTFAYQVSGEYAMHMAAIQNGWLAEKPVIMESLLAFKRAGADGILTYFAKKAAIWLNEKD is encoded by the coding sequence ATGGCCCAATCAGGTTTAGATTTATTCCCATATGCACGTATGCGCCGCATGCGTAAAGACCCTTTTTCACGAAAGTTAATGCAAGAAAACGTATTAACGCCTGCTGATTTAATTTATCCCGTTTTTGTTTTAGAAGGAAAAGGTCGTCGCGAGAAAATTGACTCTATGCCTGGTATTGAGCGACTTTCTATCGATCTACTCATTGAAGAAGCAAAAGAGCTTGTAGCACTGAGTGTTCCAGCTGTTGCGATTTTCCCAGTAACGCCTTCTGATAAAAAGTCATTGGAAGCTGAGGAAGCCTATAACCCTGAAGGTTTAGCGCAGCGAACTGTAAAAGCGCTTAAGCAAGAAGTACCTGAGATTGGGGTAATTACGGATGTTGCACTTGATCCCTTCACTGTTCATGGCCAAGATGGCATTATCGATGAAGATGGTTATGTGTTAAATGACATCACGACTGACATTCTAATTAAGCAAGCGTTGTCTCATGCAGAGGTTGGTGCTGATGTTGTTGCACCGTCAGATATGATGGATGGCCGTATTGGCGCAATTCGTGAAGCGCTTGAAGAAGCAGGTTTCATTAATACTCGGATTATGGCTTATTCAGCAAAATATGCCTCGAGTTACTATGGTCCATTTAGAGATGCCGTTGGATCAGCTGGCAATTTAAAAGGCGCTGACAAAAAAACTTATCAAATGGATCCGGCTAATTCAGATGAAGCATTGCGTGAGGTTGCATTAGATCTACAAGAAGGTGCAGATATGGTAATGGTGAAGCCTGGAATGCCGTACCTTGACGTTGTTCGCCGCGTTAAAGATGAATTTGGTGCACCGACGTTTGCGTATCAAGTAAGCGGAGAATATGCCATGCATATGGCTGCCATTCAAAATGGTTGGCTTGCAGAGAAGCCTGTTATTATGGAGTCATTATTAGCATTTAAGCGTGCTGGAGCTGACGGGATTTTAACGTATTTCGCAAAAAAAGCTGCGATTTGGTTAAATGAGAAAGACTGA
- the cysG gene encoding siroheme synthase CysG, which translates to MEYFPIFTKLDNKPVLIVGGGEVALRKCQAMLQANANITLVAPEFCDELIALNNANKVMLINDYFSEQHITNQSLVIAATDLESVNKAVFDSAEAKNIFVNVVDDQPKCSFIFPSIVDRKPITIAISSAGKAPVLARRLREKLETIIPQHIGPLAQLAGNFRDKVKSQLDSFSKRRMFWEKAFTSDAVAQVAKGDLAGAEETFEKILAGDNQLTGEVLVVGAGPGDPELLTIKALQAMQTADVIVYDYLVSDEIMALVRKDAELVCVGKRLGNHSVPQDEINQILVELANEGKKVCRLKGGDPFIYGRGGEEVQALAKHNIAFQIVPGITAAAGCSAYAGIPLTHRDHAQAIQFVTGHCKKDGQELDWQSLAKENQTLAVYMGVIKSPHIQAKLLEYGRAPETPVAIIENGTRKEQRVVTGELNYLADLIAREQIKSPALLIIGEVANLSKELAWFGHSQQPPLASSQLLTNAA; encoded by the coding sequence GTGGAATATTTTCCAATTTTTACCAAGCTTGATAACAAGCCTGTATTAATTGTTGGTGGTGGTGAAGTCGCACTTCGAAAATGCCAAGCGATGTTGCAAGCAAATGCAAACATTACCCTTGTTGCACCCGAATTTTGCGATGAATTAATCGCACTTAACAATGCCAATAAAGTAATGCTCATTAATGATTACTTTTCAGAGCAACATATTACCAATCAGAGCTTAGTGATTGCTGCAACCGATCTTGAGAGTGTTAATAAAGCCGTTTTTGATAGCGCTGAAGCAAAAAATATTTTTGTTAATGTGGTTGATGACCAACCTAAGTGTAGCTTTATTTTTCCGTCAATTGTCGATCGCAAGCCGATCACGATTGCGATTTCGAGCGCAGGAAAAGCCCCCGTGCTTGCTCGCCGTTTACGCGAGAAGCTTGAAACCATTATTCCACAGCATATCGGCCCATTAGCACAGCTTGCGGGTAACTTCCGCGATAAAGTGAAAAGCCAATTAGATAGCTTTAGCAAACGACGTATGTTTTGGGAAAAAGCATTCACGTCAGATGCTGTAGCCCAAGTTGCAAAGGGCGATCTTGCTGGAGCAGAAGAAACATTTGAGAAAATCTTAGCTGGCGATAACCAGTTAACAGGCGAAGTGTTGGTTGTCGGTGCAGGCCCCGGCGATCCAGAGCTTTTAACCATAAAAGCCTTACAAGCAATGCAAACTGCCGATGTGATTGTCTACGACTACTTAGTGTCTGACGAGATTATGGCGTTAGTACGCAAAGACGCTGAATTGGTGTGTGTTGGCAAACGCTTAGGTAATCACAGCGTGCCACAAGATGAAATCAATCAAATCCTTGTTGAACTTGCAAATGAAGGTAAAAAAGTATGTCGCCTAAAAGGCGGTGACCCATTTATTTACGGTCGTGGTGGTGAAGAAGTGCAAGCGCTTGCAAAGCACAACATTGCGTTTCAAATTGTACCAGGAATAACGGCTGCTGCAGGTTGTTCAGCTTACGCAGGTATCCCGCTTACGCATCGCGACCATGCTCAAGCAATTCAGTTTGTTACCGGTCACTGCAAGAAAGATGGACAAGAACTTGACTGGCAGTCTCTGGCAAAAGAAAATCAAACTCTCGCTGTTTACATGGGTGTGATAAAATCGCCGCATATTCAAGCAAAATTGCTTGAATATGGGCGCGCACCCGAGACACCTGTGGCAATTATTGAAAATGGCACACGTAAAGAACAACGTGTTGTAACAGGTGAACTCAATTACTTGGCTGATTTAATCGCAAGAGAGCAAATTAAGTCACCAGCATTATTAATTATTGGTGAAGTTGCCAACCTAAGCAAAGAGCTTGCATGGTTTGGTCACTCACAGCAGCCACCATTGGCAAGTAGCCAATTACTAACAAACGCTGCATAA
- the cysD gene encoding sulfate adenylyltransferase subunit CysD: MALTHLQQLEAESIQIIREVAAEFENPVMLYSIGKDSSVLLHLARKAFYPGKIPFPLLHVDTDWKFREMIEFRDRLAKEYDFDLIVHKNPEGIAMGVGPFTHGSSKHTDIMKTQGLKQALDKYGFDAAFGGARRDEEKSRAKERVYSFRDKNHRWDPKNQRPELWSNYNGQVNPGESIRVFPLSNWTELDIWQYIYQENIEIVPLYLSDKRPVVERDGLLIMVDDERMPLKEGEEPELRSVRFRTLGCYPLTGAVESEANTLTGIIEEMLLSTSSEREGRAIDHDSSGSMEKKKREGYF, encoded by the coding sequence ATGGCATTAACCCATCTTCAGCAACTCGAAGCTGAAAGTATTCAAATTATCCGCGAAGTCGCGGCTGAGTTTGAAAACCCTGTGATGCTTTACTCAATTGGTAAAGACTCATCGGTGTTATTGCACTTAGCGCGCAAGGCTTTTTACCCAGGCAAGATTCCATTCCCTCTACTGCACGTAGATACTGATTGGAAATTCCGTGAAATGATTGAGTTTCGCGATCGCTTAGCAAAAGAATATGATTTTGATCTAATTGTACACAAGAATCCTGAAGGGATTGCAATGGGTGTTGGTCCATTTACCCATGGTTCATCTAAGCATACTGACATAATGAAAACTCAGGGCTTAAAACAAGCACTTGATAAGTACGGCTTTGACGCTGCATTTGGCGGTGCTCGTCGGGATGAGGAAAAATCACGTGCGAAAGAACGTGTTTACTCGTTCCGTGATAAGAACCACCGCTGGGACCCGAAGAACCAACGTCCAGAGCTGTGGAGCAACTATAACGGCCAAGTAAACCCAGGTGAAAGCATTCGAGTGTTCCCACTATCAAACTGGACTGAGCTTGATATTTGGCAGTATATCTACCAAGAAAACATCGAAATTGTGCCACTTTACTTATCGGACAAACGCCCTGTTGTTGAACGCGATGGGTTACTTATCATGGTTGATGACGAACGTATGCCACTAAAAGAAGGCGAAGAGCCAGAACTTCGTTCAGTGCGATTCCGTACCTTAGGCTGTTATCCACTTACTGGTGCAGTTGAGTCTGAAGCAAACACCTTAACCGGCATCATTGAAGAAATGTTGTTATCAACATCATCAGAACGCGAAGGTCGTGCAATTGACCACGATTCATCAGGGTCTATGGAAAAGAAAAAACGTGAGGGCTATTTCTAA
- the cysN gene encoding sulfate adenylyltransferase subunit CysN, whose protein sequence is MSTANEVRELGIEQYLSRQQDKSLLRLLTCGSVDDGKSTLIGRLLHDSHQIYEDQLAALHKDNEKVGNAGEELDLALLVDGLQAEREQGITIDVAYRYFSTNKRKFIIADTPGHEQYTRNMVTGASTADLAIILVDARYGVQVQTKRHSFICDSLGIKQFVVAINKMDIVDFDEAVYNKIQQDYLAFAEQLNVEDIRFIPMSALKGDNVVTRSEKTPYYTGAPLLELLEDSPAAAANTEFEARLPVQLVTRPNLNFRGFQGTLVAGGLTVGEAVKALPSGKMSTVKEIVTFDGNLERAEAGQAITLTLNDEIDISRGDVVVPANSTAKISNRLQAKLVWMHEAPLVLGKEYNVKLATKKTTAKVVAIDHTIDVNTLAHGQADSLQLNEIAIVTIEIDEQVLADAYVANRETGSFILIDRLSNLTVAAGMIEQVLDSADAQQAPSNFSAFEVEFNALVRKHFPHWQAIDISKL, encoded by the coding sequence ATGTCGACAGCAAATGAAGTAAGAGAATTAGGTATTGAGCAGTACCTATCACGTCAACAAGACAAAAGCTTATTACGTTTATTAACCTGCGGTAGCGTTGATGACGGTAAATCAACACTGATTGGTCGCTTGTTACACGATAGCCATCAAATTTATGAAGATCAGCTAGCTGCACTTCATAAAGATAACGAAAAAGTAGGTAATGCGGGTGAAGAACTAGACCTTGCACTGCTCGTCGATGGCCTGCAAGCAGAGCGCGAGCAAGGTATCACAATTGACGTTGCTTACCGTTATTTCTCAACCAATAAGCGTAAGTTTATTATTGCTGATACACCGGGGCACGAACAGTACACGCGCAACATGGTAACAGGTGCATCGACTGCAGATTTAGCAATTATTCTGGTAGACGCCCGTTACGGTGTGCAAGTGCAAACTAAGCGTCATAGCTTTATTTGTGACTCATTAGGCATCAAGCAGTTTGTTGTTGCGATCAATAAAATGGATATCGTGGATTTTGATGAAGCCGTTTACAACAAAATTCAGCAAGACTATTTAGCGTTTGCTGAGCAACTTAATGTTGAAGACATTCGTTTTATTCCAATGTCTGCCTTAAAAGGTGATAACGTAGTTACACGCTCTGAAAAAACACCTTATTACACCGGCGCACCATTACTTGAGTTACTTGAAGACTCGCCTGCGGCTGCAGCAAATACTGAGTTTGAAGCGCGTTTACCTGTACAACTAGTTACACGCCCAAACCTGAATTTCCGAGGCTTCCAAGGCACTTTGGTTGCGGGTGGATTAACAGTAGGCGAAGCTGTAAAAGCACTACCTTCGGGTAAAATGTCTACGGTAAAAGAAATCGTAACCTTTGATGGTAATTTAGAGCGCGCAGAAGCTGGACAAGCTATCACTTTAACACTTAACGATGAAATCGATATCAGTCGTGGTGATGTAGTTGTGCCAGCAAATAGTACGGCTAAAATTTCAAACCGTCTGCAAGCAAAATTAGTATGGATGCACGAAGCACCGTTAGTGCTAGGCAAAGAATACAATGTTAAGTTAGCAACCAAGAAAACAACTGCGAAAGTAGTTGCGATTGACCACACTATCGACGTAAACACCCTAGCACACGGTCAGGCAGACAGCTTACAGCTTAACGAAATCGCGATTGTTACTATTGAAATCGATGAGCAAGTGCTCGCAGATGCCTATGTAGCAAACCGTGAAACAGGCTCATTTATCTTAATCGATCGTCTGTCGAACTTAACCGTTGCGGCTGGCATGATTGAACAAGTACTTGACAGTGCCGATGCACAGCAAGCACCATCTAACTTCAGTGCCTTTGAAGTGGAGTTTAATGCGCTTGTGCGTAAACACTTCCCTCACTGGCAAGCAATTGATATTTCAAAGCTATAA